One genomic region from Salvia hispanica cultivar TCC Black 2014 chromosome 2, UniMelb_Shisp_WGS_1.0, whole genome shotgun sequence encodes:
- the LOC125203861 gene encoding uncharacterized protein LOC125203861 isoform X1, with protein MEALSSSALQIKSFSERSLAAKTSRNNFAFVRNSYSYNKIQSLRREVADGREDDSDNGAVRLVPEETLSLSLSVNGYYKRLVWLCCDGLSHILKGNSSDLQQISVPDINLTTPLMGSHSTTSGGGTRAGLFRTPISGGVQSATSAHGLPRPPLAVRNLMEQARFAHLCTVMSEMHHRREGYPFGSLVDFAPDPMGHPIFSLSPLAIHTRNLLGHPKCTLVVQTPGWSGLSNARVTIFGDVYPLPEDQQEWAHKLYMEKHQQGPSQQWGNFYYFRMQNISDIYFIGGFGTVAWVDVKEYEDLRPDKIAVDGGEQNLKELNAIFSKPLRELLSKEAEVDDAAFISIDSKGVDIRVRQGAQFNVQRISFEGGQSVETLEEAKTALWRLMNGGRMHNLQK; from the exons ATGGAAGCACTCTCGAGCTCCGCTTTGCAAATTAAGAGCTTTTCAGAAAGGTCATTGGCTGCTAAAACCAGCAGGAATAATTTCGCTTTTGTGAGAAACTCTTACAGTTACAATAAAATCCAGTCGCTGCGACGGGAAGTGGCAGACGGCAGAGAAGACGATAGCGATAATGGCGCCGTGCGTTTGGTACCAGAAGaaactctctctttatctctg TCCGTGAACGGATATTACAAACGGCTTGTTTGGCTATGTTGTGATGGCCTCTCTCATATCCTGAAGGGTAATTCATCAGATCTCCAACAAATTAGTGTACCGGATATTAATTTGACGACACCACTTATGGGATcacatagtactactagtgGGGGAGGTACAAGAGCTGGACTTTTCAGGACACCTATATCTGGAGGGGTGCAAAGTGCCACCTCTGCTCACGGCTTACCGAGACCACCCTTAGCTGTCAGGAATTTGATGGAACAG GCTAGATTTGCCCACCTGTGTACAGTGATGTCTGAAATGCACCACCGCCGAGAAGGTTATCCGTTTGGCTCACTCGTAGATTTTGCGCCGGATCCTATGGGAC ATCCAATATTTTCGCTCTCCCCATTGGCTATACACACGAGAAACTTGCTAGGCCATCCAAAATGCACACTAGTTGTGCAG ACACCTGGATGGAGTGGCTTGTCAAATGCACGGGTGACAATCTTTGGCGACGTGTACCCTCTCCCAGAGGACCAACAG GAATGGGCTCACAAACTATACATGGAGAAACACCAACAGGGACCTTCTCAGCAGTGGGGGAATTTCTACTATTTTCGGATGCAAAACATAAG tgatatatattttattggagGCTTTGGAACTGTTGCTTGGGTCGATGTTAAAGAATATGAAGATCTTAGACCAGATAAAATTGCTGTCGATGGCGGTGAACAAAATCTAAAG GAACTAAATGCAATCTTCTCAAAGCCCTTGAGAGAGCTTTTATCCAAAGAAGCTGAGGTAGACGATGCGGCTTTCATATCGATAGACAGTAAGGGGGTCGATATTCGTGTCCGACAAGGTGCCCAG TTCAACGTTCAAAGAATCTCGTTCGAAGGCGGGCAGAGTGTCGAGACACTAGAGGAGGCGAAGACAGCACTTTGGAGGCTGATGAACGGTGGCCGAATGCACAATCtgcaaaaatga
- the LOC125207492 gene encoding protein FAM32A-like — protein sequence MSGYENVIGGKLKLKGKALDVKAGGVKKKKKQKKQHDQISEAVESENAEIASDLEKQESADPDKSTGDDRSASWDSNLTPAERRYMEQRERIDRHKLAKTSNKSHRDRIEDFNQYLANMSEHYDIPKVGPG from the exons atgtCTGGGTATGAGAATGTGATTGGAGGAAAACTGAAGCTTAAGGGTAAGGCACTCGATGTGAAGGCCGGCggagtgaagaagaagaagaagcagaaaaAACAGCATGACCAAATTTCTGAAGCTGTGGAGA GCGAGAATGCAGAGATAGCAAGTGATTTGGAGAAGCAAGAGAGTGCTGATCCTGATAAATCTACTGGAGATGATAGATCTGCGAGCTGGGATAGCAATCTGACCCCAGCAGAGAGACGGTACATGGAACAAAGGGAGAGAATCGACCGTCATAAGCTGGCAAAGACATCTAACAAATCACACCGTGACCGTATTGAGGATTTCAACCAGTATCTTGCTAACATGAGTGAGCATTATGATATTCCTAAAGTTGGCCCAGGCTAA
- the LOC125203859 gene encoding F-box/kelch-repeat protein At1g51550 produces MSSENEEQRNQEPERKRHRICPMAESSNNESSSAVTRIPLDHLFSILLLLPIESILSFSMTCKKLRSLADSDSLWESVCRRDWGNGPVEALKASNGLPWKKLYQQVYELDSLFCHRLLAEGAEGGPTPRASHSLNWVSGCLVLFGGGCSGGRHLDDTWAAYTGNGLRTSLKWQKMNSGIPSGRFGHSCVVVDDLLILFGGINDHGVRQTDTWIGQMAVDLKHGITMSWRLLDVGPISPPPRGAHAACCIGCRSMLVHGGIGLSAQRLDDTWILQLSEDLCCGTWTEVVAAQPCPSSRSGHTLTHIGGTQTILFGGRGNGFEVLNDMWLFDASDEHHQRWTQLLFERHNMPQGFPLPRVGHSASLIIGRRLLIYGGEDSYRHRKDDFWVLDISSMPCVRMQRPTILKQDRVFRRMWKRVESKGEKPKSRSFHGACVDASGRFLYVHGGMVNGVIQPADSSGLGFDGECFVVDLLLQP; encoded by the exons atgagCAGTGAAAACGAGGAGCAGAGAAATCAAGAACCTGAGAGGAAAAGACACAGAATTTGTCCCATGGCAGAGAGCAGCAATAATGAATCATCATCAGCTGTGACAAGAATCCCTCTTGACCATCTGTTTTCAATCTTGCTGCTTCTGCCGATTGAATCAATACTGTCCTTTTCCATGACATGTAAAAAGCTGAGATCTTTGGCGGATTCGGACTCGTTGTGGGAATCTGTGTGCAGGAGGGATTGGGGGAATGGCCCTGTTGAAGCACTCAAAGCTTCGAATGGTCTGCCATGGAAGAAGTTGTACCAGCAAGTTTATGAGTTGGACTCTCTCTTCTGTCATAGACTATTGGCTGAGGGAGCTGAGGGTGGGCCCACACCTAGAGCTTCCCATTCTCTCAATTGGGTTTCTGGATGCTTGGTTCTCTTTGGTGGTGGCTGCTCTGgag GCAGGCACTTAGATGACACATGGGCAGCATACACAGGCAATGGTTTGAGAACATCACTAAAGTGGCAGAAGATGAACTCAGGCATACCAAGTGGTAGGTTTGGCCACTCGTGTGTTGTAGTTGATGACCTTCTCATCCTCTTCGGAGGGATCAATGACCATGGTGTCCGTCAGACGGACACGTGGATTGGCCAGATGGCAGTCGACTTGAAGCACGGGATCACCATGTCATGGAGGCTGCTGGATGTCGGCCCCATCTCCCCGCCACCGAGGGGCGCTCACGCTGCGTGCTGCATTGGCTGCCGGAGCATGCTTGTCCACGGTGGCATTGGCCTGTCGGCCCAAAGGCTGGATGACACGTGGATCCTCCAACTCTCCGAGGACCTCTGCTGCGGGACGTGGACGGAAGTCGTTGCTGCTCAGCCGTGTCCCTCATCAAGGTCGGGACACACACTGACGCATATAGGCGGGACGCAGACGATCTTGTTTGGAGGGCGGGGGAACGGGTTTGAAGTGCTGAACGACATGTGGTTGTTCGATGCATCGGATGAACATCACCAGAGGTGGACGCAGTTGCTATTCGAGAGGCACAACATGCCTCAGGGATTCCCCCTGCCACGGGTGGGGCACTCGGCCAGCCTCATCATCGGACGCCGCCTCCTCATATATGGAGGTGAGGATTCTTACAGACATAGGAAGGATGATTTCTGGGTTTTGGACATAAGCTCCATGCCTTGTGTGAGAATGCAGCGTCCAACCATTCTTAAGCAGGATAGAGTGTTTAGAAGAATGTGGAAAAGGGTCGAGTCTAAGGGGGAGAAGCCTAAGAGTAGATCATTTCATGGGGCTTGTGTTGATGCTTCCGGCCGTTTCTTGTACGTCCACGGTGGGATGGTTAATGGCGTGATCCAGCCGGCCGACTCATCAGGGCTCGGGTTCGACGGGGAGTGTTTTGTGGTGGATCTCCTCCTCCAGCCATAA
- the LOC125203251 gene encoding uncharacterized protein LOC125203251 has translation MALRAFYNEMKGLKVKEVPAHLKPYFSVKYMKQSFNRAVDNYIDKYIETNSIQPLYHVCFGGMALSYLIALPEERRHLEHQKAAGHH, from the coding sequence ATGGCTTTGAGGGCATTCTACAACGAGATGAAGGGGTTGAAGGTGAAAGAAGTGCCCGCGCACCTCAAGCCTTATTTCTCCGTGAAATACATGAAGCAATCCTTCAATCGTGCCGTCGACAATTACATCGACAAATACATCGAGACCAATTCCATCCAGCCTCTGTATCACGTCTGCTTCGGCGGAATGGCTCTATCCTACCTTATCGCCCTCCCCGAGGAGCGCCGCCACCTCGAGCACCAAAAGGCCGCCGGCCACCACTGA
- the LOC125203860 gene encoding kelch repeat-containing protein At3g27220: MAKAAPGKHRTTKFVFVLLGLLALFLIVDLLWASSSSPSSNWTVPDSTNIIVPRPVHHNISTPLKEKHKKDNKDGVSGRVLSATFADLDAPELNWEKMATAPVPRLDGAAIQIKNLLYVFAGYGTIDYVHSHVDIYNFTDNTWGERFDMPKEMAHSHLGMVTDGRYIYVVTGQYGPQCRGPTAHTFVLDTETKQWQDMPPLPVPRYAPATQLWRGRLHVMGGSKEDRGTPGVEHWSVAVRDGKVLENEWRTEIPIPRGGPHRACVVFNDRLYTFGGQEGDFMAKPGSPIFKCSRRNEVVYGDVYMLDDDMKWKVLNSMPKPDSHIEFAWAIVNSSLIIVGGTTEKHPVTKKMILVGEIFRFEFDTQKWSVIGKLPYRVKTTLVGFWNGMLYFTSGQRDRGPDDPAPKKVLGEMWRTKLLL, encoded by the exons ATGGCAAAAGCAGCTCCCGGAAAGCATAGAACAACAAAATTCGTTTTCGTTTTGCTGGGGTTATTAGCCCTCTTTCTCATTGTAGATCTGCTCTGGGCTTCATCCTCTTCACCTTCTTCCAATTGGACTGTACCAGATTCCACAAATATCATCGTTCCCCGACCTGTTCACCACAACATTTCTACTCCGCTTAAG GAAAAGCATAAGAAAGACAACAAGGATGGTGTCTCTGGGAGGGTATTATCAGCAACTTTTGCTGATTTAGATGCTCCAGAGTTGAACTGGGAGAAGATGGCAACAGCACCGGTGCCTCGTCTTGATGGTGCGGCAATACAGATCAAGAATCTTCTTTATGTATTTGCTGGATATGGAACCATTGATTAT GTGCATTCTCATGTTGACATATACAATTTCACTGATAACACTTGGGGGGAAAGGTTTGACATGCCAAAGGAAATGGCGCATTCACATTTAGGGATGGTAACAGATGGAAGATACATTTATGTGGTGACCGGACAATATGGTCCTCAATGTAGAGGGCCAACTGCTCACACATTCGTACTGGACACAGAGACAAAGCAGTGGCAGGATATGCCACCTTTACCTGTTCCACG GTATGCACCTGCCACCCAACTTTGGAGAGGCCGACTCCACGTGATGGGCGGCAGCAAAGAGGACAGGGGTACACCTGGAGTAGAGCATTGGAGTGTTGCTGTCAGGGACGGCAaagttttagaaaatgaatGGCGAACTGAAATTCCCATTCCTCGTGGTGGACCTCACAG GGCTTGTGTTGTGTTCAATGACCGTCTGTATACTTTTGGCGGTCAAGAGGGTGATTTCATGGCTAAACCTGGATCTCCAATTTTTAAATGCTCTCGCCGGAATGAG GTTGTATATGGCGATGTCTACATGCTAGATGATGATATGAAGTGGAAAGTGTTAAATTCTATGCCAAAGCCAGATTCTCATATTGAGTTTGCTTGGGCAATTGTTAATAGTTCTCTAATCATTGTCGGAGGTACCACGGAGAAGCATCCTGTAACCAAAAAGATGATTTTGGTCGGAGAAATATTcagatttgaatttgatacCCAG AAATGGTCAGTGATTGGAAAGCTCCCTTACCGTGTCAAAACTACTCTAGTCGGGTTTTGGAATGGGATGTTGTATTTTACCTCAGGGCAACGAGACAGAGGCCCGGACGACCCAGCGCCAAAGAAGGTCCTTGGAGAGATGTGGAGAACAAAGCTATTGTTATGA
- the LOC125203861 gene encoding uncharacterized protein LOC125203861 isoform X3 — MGSHSTTSGGGTRAGLFRTPISGGVQSATSAHGLPRPPLAVRNLMEQARFAHLCTVMSEMHHRREGYPFGSLVDFAPDPMGHPIFSLSPLAIHTRNLLGHPKCTLVVQTPGWSGLSNARVTIFGDVYPLPEDQQEWAHKLYMEKHQQGPSQQWGNFYYFRMQNISDIYFIGGFGTVAWVDVKEYEDLRPDKIAVDGGEQNLKELNAIFSKPLRELLSKEAEVDDAAFISIDSKGVDIRVRQGAQFNVQRISFEGGQSVETLEEAKTALWRLMNGGRMHNLQK; from the exons ATGGGATcacatagtactactagtgGGGGAGGTACAAGAGCTGGACTTTTCAGGACACCTATATCTGGAGGGGTGCAAAGTGCCACCTCTGCTCACGGCTTACCGAGACCACCCTTAGCTGTCAGGAATTTGATGGAACAG GCTAGATTTGCCCACCTGTGTACAGTGATGTCTGAAATGCACCACCGCCGAGAAGGTTATCCGTTTGGCTCACTCGTAGATTTTGCGCCGGATCCTATGGGAC ATCCAATATTTTCGCTCTCCCCATTGGCTATACACACGAGAAACTTGCTAGGCCATCCAAAATGCACACTAGTTGTGCAG ACACCTGGATGGAGTGGCTTGTCAAATGCACGGGTGACAATCTTTGGCGACGTGTACCCTCTCCCAGAGGACCAACAG GAATGGGCTCACAAACTATACATGGAGAAACACCAACAGGGACCTTCTCAGCAGTGGGGGAATTTCTACTATTTTCGGATGCAAAACATAAG tgatatatattttattggagGCTTTGGAACTGTTGCTTGGGTCGATGTTAAAGAATATGAAGATCTTAGACCAGATAAAATTGCTGTCGATGGCGGTGAACAAAATCTAAAG GAACTAAATGCAATCTTCTCAAAGCCCTTGAGAGAGCTTTTATCCAAAGAAGCTGAGGTAGACGATGCGGCTTTCATATCGATAGACAGTAAGGGGGTCGATATTCGTGTCCGACAAGGTGCCCAG TTCAACGTTCAAAGAATCTCGTTCGAAGGCGGGCAGAGTGTCGAGACACTAGAGGAGGCGAAGACAGCACTTTGGAGGCTGATGAACGGTGGCCGAATGCACAATCtgcaaaaatga
- the LOC125203861 gene encoding uncharacterized protein LOC125203861 isoform X2 translates to MEALSSSALQIKSFSERSLAAKTSRNNFAFVRNSYSYNKIQSLRREVADGREDDSDNGAVRLVPEETLSLSLGNSSDLQQISVPDINLTTPLMGSHSTTSGGGTRAGLFRTPISGGVQSATSAHGLPRPPLAVRNLMEQARFAHLCTVMSEMHHRREGYPFGSLVDFAPDPMGHPIFSLSPLAIHTRNLLGHPKCTLVVQTPGWSGLSNARVTIFGDVYPLPEDQQEWAHKLYMEKHQQGPSQQWGNFYYFRMQNISDIYFIGGFGTVAWVDVKEYEDLRPDKIAVDGGEQNLKELNAIFSKPLRELLSKEAEVDDAAFISIDSKGVDIRVRQGAQFNVQRISFEGGQSVETLEEAKTALWRLMNGGRMHNLQK, encoded by the exons ATGGAAGCACTCTCGAGCTCCGCTTTGCAAATTAAGAGCTTTTCAGAAAGGTCATTGGCTGCTAAAACCAGCAGGAATAATTTCGCTTTTGTGAGAAACTCTTACAGTTACAATAAAATCCAGTCGCTGCGACGGGAAGTGGCAGACGGCAGAGAAGACGATAGCGATAATGGCGCCGTGCGTTTGGTACCAGAAGaaactctctctttatctctg GGTAATTCATCAGATCTCCAACAAATTAGTGTACCGGATATTAATTTGACGACACCACTTATGGGATcacatagtactactagtgGGGGAGGTACAAGAGCTGGACTTTTCAGGACACCTATATCTGGAGGGGTGCAAAGTGCCACCTCTGCTCACGGCTTACCGAGACCACCCTTAGCTGTCAGGAATTTGATGGAACAG GCTAGATTTGCCCACCTGTGTACAGTGATGTCTGAAATGCACCACCGCCGAGAAGGTTATCCGTTTGGCTCACTCGTAGATTTTGCGCCGGATCCTATGGGAC ATCCAATATTTTCGCTCTCCCCATTGGCTATACACACGAGAAACTTGCTAGGCCATCCAAAATGCACACTAGTTGTGCAG ACACCTGGATGGAGTGGCTTGTCAAATGCACGGGTGACAATCTTTGGCGACGTGTACCCTCTCCCAGAGGACCAACAG GAATGGGCTCACAAACTATACATGGAGAAACACCAACAGGGACCTTCTCAGCAGTGGGGGAATTTCTACTATTTTCGGATGCAAAACATAAG tgatatatattttattggagGCTTTGGAACTGTTGCTTGGGTCGATGTTAAAGAATATGAAGATCTTAGACCAGATAAAATTGCTGTCGATGGCGGTGAACAAAATCTAAAG GAACTAAATGCAATCTTCTCAAAGCCCTTGAGAGAGCTTTTATCCAAAGAAGCTGAGGTAGACGATGCGGCTTTCATATCGATAGACAGTAAGGGGGTCGATATTCGTGTCCGACAAGGTGCCCAG TTCAACGTTCAAAGAATCTCGTTCGAAGGCGGGCAGAGTGTCGAGACACTAGAGGAGGCGAAGACAGCACTTTGGAGGCTGATGAACGGTGGCCGAATGCACAATCtgcaaaaatga
- the LOC125207996 gene encoding uncharacterized membrane protein At1g16860-like encodes MGSRFPSHQLRNGLYVSGRPEQPKEKMPTMSSVAMPYTGGDIKKSGELGKMFDIPVDSSKSRKSGPITNSSMRSGSFAASSSHSGPIHPNPAARSSYSTSGPVSSFGVAGSSSMKKSNSGPLNKHGEPIKKSSGPQSGGVTPVNRQHSGPLPPNLPKTGLITSGPITSGPLNSSGAPRKVSGPLDSTGSVKAHGSSVSNNQAVTNLSQDGVYLVKRNIPRPILWAVILLFVMGVIAGGFILGAVHNADLLIVVIILFCIVVALFVWNSCWGRRAVIRYIERYPDSELRTAKNGQYVKVSGVVTCGNVPLKSSFQKVPRCMYTSTTLYEYRGWDSKAANPTQRRFTWGLRSSEKHAVDFYISDFQSGLRALVKAGYGARITPYVDETTAIEVDPMKKESSTELIQWLGERNLAVSDRIMRLKEGYIKEGSTVSVMGVVQRNENVLMIVPPGEAFTTGCQWSNCIFPSSFDGLVLRCEDSSKVDVIPV; translated from the exons ATGGGGTCTAGATTCCCTTCTCATCAGCTTAGAAACGGCCTATATGTATCAGGCCGTCCAGAGCAACCGAAAGAAAAAATGCCAACCATGAGCTCCGTGGCCATGCCATACACTGGTGGGGATATCAAGAAGTCAGGTGAACTTGGCAAAATGTTCGACATTCCAGTAGACAGCTCCAAATCTAGAAAATCCGGACCTATAACCAATTCTTCCATGAGGTCTGGATCGTTTGCAGCATCTTCCTCACATTCTGGACCAATACACCCTAATCCTGCAGCCAGGTCCAGCTATTCTACCTCAGGCCCCGTGTCATCGTTTGGAGTGGCAGGTTCATCGTCaatgaaaaaatcaaattctgGGCCTCTGAACAAACACGGAGAGCCTATAAAAAAGTCGTCTGGCCCTCAATCCGGGGGAGTCACACCAGTAAACCGGCAACACTCTGGTCCTCTACCCCCCAATCTTCCTAAGACGGGTCTCATTACATCTGGACCCATCACGTCTGGCCCGCTAAATTCATCTGGTGCCCCGAGGAAGGTCTCTGGACCTCTCGACTCCACTGGATCAGTGAAAGCACATGGCTCGTCAGTAAGCAACAACCAGGCTGTTACAAACCTCAGCCAAGATGGCGTGTACTTGGTCAAAAGGAATATCCCTCGACCTATCTTATGGGCAGTTATTCTGCTCTTTGTTATGGGGGTCATTGCCGGGGGTTTCATTCTTGGTGCAGTTCACAACGCTGATCTCCTCATTGTAGTTATCATTTTGTTCTGCATCGTTGTTGCCCTATTCGTGTGGAATTCCTGTTGGGGGAGAAGAGCTGTCATCAGATACATTGAGAGATATCCAGATTCTGAACTTAGAACTGCTAAAAACGGGCAATACGTCAAGGTCTCTGGG GTGGTCACATGTGGGAATGTTCCATTGAAATCATCTTTCCAGAAGGTTCCAAGATGCATGTACACCTCCACAACGTTATACGAGTATAGGGGATGGGATTCCAAGGCAGCAAATCCCACTCAGCGTCGTTTCACATGGGGCCTCAGATCATCAGAG AAGCACGCTGTGGACTTTTACATCTCCGACTTCCAGTCCGGGCTGAGGGCATTGGTGAAAGCCGGGTATGGGGCGCGAATCACTCCCTACGTGGATGAAACTACAGCTATAGAAGTCGACCCTATGAAGAAAGAGTCATCTACGGAGCTGATCCAGTGGTTGGGAGAGAGAAACCTCGCAGTTAGTGATCGCATAATGCGTTTGAAAGAAGG GTATATAAAGGAGGGAAGCACGGTAAGTGTGATGGGGGTGGTGCAGAGGAACGAGAACGTGCTGATGATCGTGCCTCCAGGTGAAGCCTTCACAACGGGGTGCCAGTGGAGTAACTGTATCTTCCCTTCAAGCTTCGATGGGCTCGTCTTGAGGTGCGAGGACTCATCCAAGGTGGATGTCATACCGGTGTGA
- the LOC125206021 gene encoding E3 ubiquitin-protein ligase MARCHF8 → MQLVKHDIRAEDSSETEPILSQPSIAERSEESSSSIEITVGVESSGAAEHPSVPEIDESISLVCTEQPQCRICLDAEGEDLIAPCHCKGTQKYVHRSCLDNWRSTKEGFAFAHCTECRAKFILRANVPPDRWWLRLKFQFLVARDHAVIFVIVQLVVAFLGVLLYKFYGEELREMFGYEEHPYGFYTMAVLAIVLVGLLYGFFIAIICGQRINERHYHVLAKQELTKEYVVEDRETNKHVSELDPSHITELRMLGLY, encoded by the exons ATGCAATTAGTAAAGCATGATATTCGGGCTGAGGATTCATCAGAAACAGAGCCCATTTTATCCCAGCCAAGTATAGCAGAAAGATCAGAAGAATCTTCATCCTCAATTGAAATAACTGTGGGTGTGGAATCTTCTGGAGCTGCTGAGCATCCATCTGTTCCCGAAATTGATGAGAGTATTTCTCTAGTTTGCACAGAACAACCACAATGCCGCATTTGTCTCGATGCTGAAG GTGAAGATTTAATAGCACCCTGCCATTGCAAAGGCACCCAAAAGTATGTCCACAGATCTTGTCTTGATAATTGGAGGTCAACAAAG GAGGGCTTTGCTTTTGCTCACTGTACAGAATGCAGGGCAAAGTTCATATTGCGGGCGAATGTCCCTCCTGATCGTTGGTGGTTGAgattgaaatttcaatttctcgTTGCAAGGGATCATGCGGTCATTTTCGTTATTGTTCAGCTG GTTGTTGCATTTCTAGGTGTGCTGTTGTACAAATTTTATGGAGAAGAACTGCGGGAGATGTTTGGTTATGAAGAACATCCGTATGGATTTTATACTATGGCCG TTCTTGCTATTGTGCTGGTGGGTTTGCTCTATGGCTTCTTCATTGCAATAATATGTGGTCAGAGGATCAATGAACGACACTACCACGTTCTTGCCAAGCAAGAGCTGACAAAG GAGTATGTGGTGGAAGACAGAGAAACTAACAAGCATGTGTCAGAACTTGATCCTAGTCATATCACTGAGCTAAGAATGCTAGGCCTCTACTGA
- the LOC125207491 gene encoding trihelix transcription factor ASIL2-like, whose product MEDDEEIQSQPSPVSNGRIAVTVAAAPPPSSNSLTLALPIQNQKTPGSGGGREDCWSEGATAVLIEAWGERYLELSRGNLKQKHWKDVADVVSSRGDYSKTPKTDIQCKNRIDTVKKKYKAEKAKIAAGAGPSKWRFYDKLDELIGPTAKMTSAATPPPEPSNPYQRVPMGIPVGIRSNSAQPQQKPNRKRPAVDSDDESEPDNSADSSDGLPPDSYKRPMMPRVVNNVRAIRPNLMNKKNDGSGNSMKELTRAILKFGEAYEQAETAKLQQLVEMEKQRMKFAKELELQRMQCFMKTQVELSQLKNRRSETNNSHHHGHGIIGNNDNAENNKDNNNSDSSD is encoded by the coding sequence ATGGAAGACGACGAAGAAATCCAGTCCCAGCCCTCTCCGGTTTCCAACGGGCGGATCGCCGTCACCGTCGCCGCCGCCCCACCGCCATCCTCCAACTCCCTCACCCTCGCTCTCCCCATCCAGAACCAGAAAACCCCCGGCTCCGGCGGCGGCCGTGAGGATTGCTGGAGCGAAGGCGCCACCGCCGTCCTAATCGAGGCCTGGGGCGAGAGGTATTTGGAGCTCAGCCGCGGGAATCTCAAGCAGAAGCACTGGAAAGACGTCGCCGACGTTGTTAGCAGCCGCGGGGATTACTCTAAAACCCCCAAAACCGACATCCAGTGCAAAAACCGAATCGATACCGTTAAGAAGAAGTACAAGGCCGAGAAGGCCAAGATCGCCGCCGGCGCAGGCCCGAGCAAGTGGCGATTTTACGACAAGCTCGACGAATTGATCGGCCCTACTGCGAAGATGACCTCCGCTGCCACGCCGCCGCCGGAGCCCAGTAATCCCTATCAAAGAGTTCCGATGGGAATACCAGTAGGAATTAGGTCAAATTCTGCCCAGCCTCAGCAGAAGCCTAACCGCAAAAGGCCTGCTGTCGACTCCGATGATGAATCTGAACCGGATAATTCAGCTGATTCATCCGATGGTTTGCCTCCAGATAGCTACAAGAGGCCGATGATGCCTAGAGTGGTAAATAATGTGCGTGCAATTAGGCCTAATTTGATGAATAAGAAGAATGATGGGAGTGGGAATTCAATGAAGGAGCTCACTCGGGCTATCTTGAAATTTGGTGAGGCGTATGAGCAAGCCGAGACTGCAAAACTTCAGCAGTTGGTGGAGATGGAGAAGCAGAGGATGAAGTTTGCAAAGGAGTTGGAGTTGCAGAGAATGCAGTGTTTCATGAAGACGCAGGTAGAGCTATCGCAGCTCAAGAATAGGCGGTCTGAGACTAACAACAGCCACCACCACGGCCATGGGATCATCGGCAATAACGACAATGCCGAAAACAACAAGGATAACAACAACAGTGATAGCAGTGATTGA